CGCACCTCCCTTGCGCTTACGAAGGCGGTAGCTCTCGCCTTTGAGATTGAGAACATGGCTATGGTGGAGGAGGCGGTCGAGCAATGCGCCTGCCATCGTCGTGTCGCCGAGAATGTCGCTCCAATCGGCGAAGCTTTTATTACTGGTGACGATTGTTGAGTGGCGTTCGTACCTGCGCTCGATGAGTTGGAAAAGCCACGTTGCCGCTGGGCGATCAAATTGCACGTAGCCGATCTCGTCGATGATGAGGAGGGGCACGTTGACGAGATGGCGTTGCTTGTGTCCCGGAATGCCGTCGAGCTGCGCGATGCGGATGAGATCAAGTAGATCTTGAGCGGTAACGAAATAGGTACGGTAGCCGGCTTGAACTGCGCGCAAGCCGAGGCCGATCGCCAAATGTGTTTTGCCGACGCCTGGAGGGCCGAGCAACACGACGTTTTCAGCGCGTTCGATGAACGCCATGTTG
Above is a genomic segment from Candidatus Dormiibacterota bacterium containing:
- the istB gene encoding IS21-like element helper ATPase IstB yields the protein MSELLLHRVRRQLETLKLTTARERLDEHLQRAAQRELSHLDVLDSLLGDELALRAERGLVTRTKLAHFPTLKSLDTFDIDAQPSLDRKALTELRNMAFIERAENVVLLGPPGVGKTHLAIGLGLRAVQAGYRTYFVTAQDLLDLIRIAQLDGIPGHKQRHLVNVPLLIIDEIGYVQFDRPAATWLFQLIERRYERHSTIVTSNKSFADWSDILGDTTMAGALLDRLLHHSHVLNLKGESYRLRKRKGGASASTP